The Paenibacillus sp. G2S3 region TTTCGCCAGGTACCGTCCTTTTCCGTTCTGGAACCGTGTTCGTGAAGCTTTTTTGGTTTAAGATTAACCTTCGATCCAACGATTTTCAGTGGCTGGAGATATCCATTTCTCCGGCTTTTTTGTGTGACAAAACTAACACCAACTGATAGACTGAGAGAGAAGCCAAATGGTATAATGAGGCTATTTTACAAAGAGTTACATAAAAGGAGAGAGTACTGTTGAAAAGATTTTTATCCCTCTTAAGCATAAGTCTACTGGCCCTCATACTTGCGGTCCCGGCTTTTGCAGCATCGAAACCAATTGATGTTTATATTAACGGAAGTAAGGTTTCCTTCCCCGCTGGATCCCCATACTTAGCGAACAATTCTGTACTTGTACCCTTCCGGGTTGTCTTTGAGAAGCTTGGACTTCAAGTTCTTTGGGATGCCAAAACTGGAACGGTAACGGGTAAAAGTTCAAATCTTGCGATTACCCTCAAAATTGGCAGTAACCGCGCTACTGTTAATGGAACCGTTAAAAAACTAACCACTGCACCAGTTTCCTCAGCTGGCACTACATATATCCCTTTGCGTTTTATCGCCGAGGCAACCGGGGGCACAGCTGTCTGGAATTCTACCAGTAGAAGTGTACAAATTACTACTCCTGTCTCCAAAGGTAAGGACGAAGCAGCCATTACAGCATTAATCCGTTTGTCTAATCAATATTTCAATGAGGAAAAAGCGACCAGTTTCTATTCTCTAATGGATTCAGATTCCTCTTACACACAATCTGTATCTGATCTTAATGATTCCTTTTTAGCTTTCGACATTAAGAATACAATTGATAGCTTAGATATCCTCGACATTAAAGCTGACGAAGCCACTGTATATACAATTGAAAGTTCTCGCAGAGTAGGTGGGGCTTATACCCCAGATACAGAGGATGAATACATCTATACCCTGGTCCGCAAGAACGGAAGCTGGAAGATCTCATCCGTGGAATCCCAAAGCTCCAGCATTCTCCTTACGCGTGAACAAGCTCTAAAACCAGCAGCCAACATCCCTCAAAATGATGCGGATGCCATCAAAGGCAGTATTACCAAGTATTATCAAGCAATGAACGAAGAGAATCCTACCGCAGTTCTTTCCACGATGACTTCATATGGAGAAGAATATGATTCCTCTCTCAAGGCAGATTTGGATGATTTCTTCGCTTCGTATGATATTACCTATACTCCAGGCATTTCAAATATTTATTATTACAGCGCCAAAGAAGCTGCTATATATGTAGAAAGCAAAGACAAGGAAGCAAGTGAAGAGGAGACTTACGAGCAGGGTCTCATCTATATTCTATCCAAGTCGGATACCGGTGTATGGACAATCGATGACACATATAACGTCTACAACAAACTTGTGAAATCCTAATAAAAAAGGGTGTTTGATTCCATGAAATCCAAAAAAGTAATAAGTGCACTGTTAACCAGCTGTCTAGCTTTATCAATCACATTTGCTCCACTGGCTTCCGCAGCGGATGCTGCTAAAGCTTCCACAGACAACAGTGATCTTATTAATGAAGTAATGAAGCTATTGGAGAACTATAACATTTCAGATGTAGATAAAGATATTTTGATTCGCGGAGCAATTGACGGCATGGTGAACACACTGGACGATCCATACAGCCAATACTTCAATTCCGAGGAAGCGGCGCAATTTGAACATGCGGTTGATCTCGAATACGTTGGCATCGGTGTTAAACTACAATATACGCCAACAGAGCTCTACATCGAAGAAATCTCTCCAGGGTCTCCTGCTGAAAAGGCAGGCTTGAAACGCGGCGATACGATTCTCAAAATCAACGGAATACCTGTTGACGAAACGGATGATTCGGAACTGAGTGGAGCCGCAGGCACCAAGGTCACCCTGCTGATCCTCAGAAATGGTGTCACAAAATCTTATGTTGTCACCCGAAATGAATTGAACTCGACTTCCGTTTTTGGAACCCTCATTGGTCCGAAGATTGCCTATATTTCGCTAAGTGGTTTCACCCAGAATTCTGATGAAGAATTCACAGCTATGCTGAAGAAGATGCGTGCAGCCGGAATGAAATCCATGGTGCTTGATTTACGTGATAACTTGGGTGGCTACATGGATTCGGCATACAACATTGCCTCTAGCTTTATGGATAAGGGCATCATGATGTATACTTCTGATCAAAGTGGCGCGCTAACTCCTGTAACGATTACTAGTGGCAGCAAAATCAGTGTGCCCGTCGTAATTCTAACCAACGAATACACTGCAAGTGCCTCAGAAGCTCTTACGGGCGCCCTGCGTGACAACAAGCTAGCTACTGTCGTAGGCACTCGTTCTTATGGCAAAGCGCGTATTCAAAGCCTACTTCCGGTGTCTAATGGCGACATGCTGAAATTGACCACGCAGAAATATTTAACACCTAAAAAAGAAGACTTTAATCATATCGGTCTCGCACCGGATATTGAGGTAAAAGGCAAAACTGCACAGCTGATTACCGCCCTGCAGATTGCTGGAATGAAGACTTTAGAAGTCACCGGAGATCATCATATCTTAAATATCAATGGAGTTCCTTTTGCTGGTAATGTTGGTCTTGTGAAGCAGGGCGATAAAACTTATGCTTCTTCGCTCGTGCTGGCTGCGCTTGTCGAAGGCGAGATCACTTGGGATGCTAAGAATAAAAAGGTCATCGTAAAGAGCGGAACAGGCACGT contains the following coding sequences:
- a CDS encoding copper amine oxidase N-terminal domain-containing protein, with translation MKRFLSLLSISLLALILAVPAFAASKPIDVYINGSKVSFPAGSPYLANNSVLVPFRVVFEKLGLQVLWDAKTGTVTGKSSNLAITLKIGSNRATVNGTVKKLTTAPVSSAGTTYIPLRFIAEATGGTAVWNSTSRSVQITTPVSKGKDEAAITALIRLSNQYFNEEKATSFYSLMDSDSSYTQSVSDLNDSFLAFDIKNTIDSLDILDIKADEATVYTIESSRRVGGAYTPDTEDEYIYTLVRKNGSWKISSVESQSSSILLTREQALKPAANIPQNDADAIKGSITKYYQAMNEENPTAVLSTMTSYGEEYDSSLKADLDDFFASYDITYTPGISNIYYYSAKEAAIYVESKDKEASEEETYEQGLIYILSKSDTGVWTIDDTYNVYNKLVKS
- a CDS encoding S41 family peptidase; this translates as MKSKKVISALLTSCLALSITFAPLASAADAAKASTDNSDLINEVMKLLENYNISDVDKDILIRGAIDGMVNTLDDPYSQYFNSEEAAQFEHAVDLEYVGIGVKLQYTPTELYIEEISPGSPAEKAGLKRGDTILKINGIPVDETDDSELSGAAGTKVTLLILRNGVTKSYVVTRNELNSTSVFGTLIGPKIAYISLSGFTQNSDEEFTAMLKKMRAAGMKSMVLDLRDNLGGYMDSAYNIASSFMDKGIMMYTSDQSGALTPVTITSGSKISVPVVILTNEYTASASEALTGALRDNKLATVVGTRSYGKARIQSLLPVSNGDMLKLTTQKYLTPKKEDFNHIGLAPDIEVKGKTAQLITALQIAGMKTLEVTGDHHILNINGVPFAGNVGLVKQGDKTYASSLVLAALVEGEITWDAKNKKVIVKSGTGTSTGFTLSSKEALSQNGETYIELNAFKKKFPALVWSYNATQKQLKLSVK